One Streptomyces sp. RPA4-2 genomic window carries:
- a CDS encoding TMEM165/GDT1 family protein → MTFDPLALITAFGLIFLAELPDKTMFASLAMGTRMRPLYVWFGTSTAFLVHVAIAVGAGSLLGMLPGMAVKLVSAALFVFGAFVLLRGGDDDDEDGTAKTVTGFWPVYTTAFMAVFISEWGDLTQITTANLAATNGWLPTAIGSALALMSVSALALLVGRFIAQRVPLKNVQRIGAACMAGLAVWTLVEAFTG, encoded by the coding sequence ATGACCTTCGACCCCCTGGCGCTCATCACCGCCTTCGGGCTGATCTTCCTCGCGGAGCTCCCTGACAAGACCATGTTCGCCTCACTGGCCATGGGCACCAGGATGCGGCCGCTGTACGTGTGGTTCGGCACCTCCACCGCCTTCCTCGTGCATGTCGCCATCGCCGTCGGCGCCGGCAGTCTGCTCGGCATGCTTCCGGGCATGGCCGTCAAGCTCGTCTCCGCCGCCCTGTTCGTGTTCGGCGCGTTCGTCCTGCTGCGTGGGGGAGACGATGACGACGAGGACGGCACCGCGAAGACCGTGACCGGCTTCTGGCCCGTCTACACCACCGCCTTCATGGCCGTCTTCATCAGCGAATGGGGAGACCTCACCCAGATCACCACGGCCAACCTGGCCGCCACCAACGGCTGGCTGCCCACCGCCATCGGCTCGGCCCTCGCCCTGATGTCGGTCTCCGCGCTCGCTCTGCTGGTGGGCCGTTTCATCGCCCAGCGCGTCCCTCTGAAGAACGTCCAGCGCATCGGCGCCGCGTGCATGGCCGGACTCGCCGTCTGGACCCTGGTCGAAGCCTTCACCGGCTGA
- a CDS encoding pyridoxal-dependent decarboxylase, translating into MHPVLAEDRARLTELLRSVSELAGRELAAVDARPAARLGPAPEPQPLPAEGTGTEGALARFAERWSPGFSGSSGPRYLGFVTGGATPAALTADWLTAVYDQNVGSGIGSSAAALERETLAWLRELFGLSEAHSGAFVTGATMSNTVGLAIGREWLGEQRNVSVSDDGVAALGPVTVLSGAPHSSIGKATSVLGLGRASLRRVPLLPGNREAVDVAALADALERMDGRPAIVVANAGTVDTVDFDDLRAIAALKERHSFWLHVDGAFGAFAALLPSHSHLTDGLDAADSVCLDLHKWFNVPYDSAVVFTRRQDLQVRVFHNSSPYLGPPSLPDPDFLHLTPENSRRLRALTAWFSLVAYGRDGHREIVARNTGLARRLGDALIGVPHLRLLAPVRLNTVCFTLADDPTPDRVQAAAHAIAATGDVFVTPTVYGHVPALRAAFSNWRTTQPDMERALMAITDATAPVS; encoded by the coding sequence ATGCATCCCGTACTCGCCGAAGACCGCGCGCGCCTCACGGAACTGCTCCGGTCGGTGAGTGAGTTGGCGGGCCGGGAGCTGGCGGCGGTCGACGCCCGCCCCGCCGCGCGGCTCGGCCCCGCCCCGGAGCCGCAGCCGCTTCCCGCCGAGGGCACGGGCACCGAAGGCGCGCTGGCGCGTTTCGCCGAGCGGTGGTCGCCGGGCTTCTCCGGCAGCTCGGGGCCGCGCTACCTCGGTTTCGTGACCGGTGGCGCGACGCCTGCCGCCCTCACCGCCGACTGGCTCACCGCCGTGTACGACCAGAACGTCGGCAGCGGCATCGGATCGTCCGCCGCCGCACTCGAACGGGAGACGTTGGCCTGGCTGCGCGAGCTGTTCGGGCTGAGCGAGGCGCACAGCGGGGCGTTCGTCACCGGCGCGACCATGTCGAACACGGTGGGCCTGGCCATCGGGCGCGAGTGGCTGGGGGAACAGCGGAACGTGTCCGTCTCCGACGACGGTGTGGCCGCGCTCGGCCCGGTCACGGTGCTGTCCGGGGCACCGCACTCCAGTATCGGGAAGGCCACGTCCGTCCTGGGCCTCGGCCGCGCGAGCCTACGGCGGGTCCCGCTCCTGCCCGGGAACCGTGAGGCAGTCGACGTCGCGGCTCTGGCGGACGCGCTGGAGAGGATGGACGGCCGGCCCGCCATCGTCGTCGCCAACGCCGGAACCGTCGACACGGTCGACTTCGACGACCTGCGCGCCATCGCGGCACTCAAGGAACGGCACAGCTTCTGGCTGCATGTCGACGGCGCCTTCGGGGCCTTCGCCGCGCTGCTCCCCTCCCACTCCCACCTGACCGACGGCCTGGACGCCGCGGACTCCGTCTGCCTGGACCTCCACAAGTGGTTCAACGTCCCCTATGACAGCGCGGTGGTGTTCACCCGGCGACAGGACCTTCAGGTCCGGGTCTTCCACAACTCCTCGCCCTACCTGGGCCCGCCCTCCCTGCCCGACCCCGACTTCCTGCACCTCACTCCGGAGAACTCCCGGCGGCTGCGCGCCCTGACCGCCTGGTTCTCCCTGGTCGCCTACGGCCGGGACGGCCATCGCGAGATCGTCGCCCGCAACACCGGCCTCGCCCGGCGTCTCGGCGATGCCCTGATCGGCGTCCCGCACCTGCGGCTGCTGGCGCCCGTACGGCTCAACACCGTCTGCTTCACCCTCGCCGACGATCCGACACCCGACCGTGTCCAGGCCGCCGCCCATGCCATCGCCGCCACGGGCGACGTCTTCGTCACCCCGACCGTCTACGGTCACGTGCCCGCCCTGCGCGCGGCGTTCAGCAACTGGCGCACGACACAGCCGGACATGGAACGCGCCCTCATGGCGATCACCGACGCGACGGCACCTGTCTCGTAG
- a CDS encoding sensor histidine kinase, with translation MHFRAWQPALVRRPFEGAGRATAFLCAGIAIQFGVLLVLALPWIYFVPTAMWAVTVAVVVPSAAVVLGGPLLTRVQRTRFRDRLGVVVPAPAGLAERPGRQGIRQWLRSSPGRRQLRYHLFVGPLCALGGLLVLVLWAAGAAAASIYVWLWVTPWQWRVEDAGYAVKDAYVTVAGVALLYATAWLANGLARRDARAANALLGPSREEELTRRVADLAESRAGVVDAADAERRRIERDLHDGAQQRLVALAVNLGLAKATLGDLPEDARKVIDEAHREAKEAISELNDLVRGLHPAVLEDRGLDAALSGVAARLPLPVRLSVSLERRPSPTVEAVAYFVVSETLTNVVKHARASRADVTVEQTRGRLSIAITDDGVGGADPSGVSGTGLAGLAQRVASVDGTFSCRSPLGGPTVVTVELPCAP, from the coding sequence ATGCACTTCAGAGCGTGGCAACCGGCCCTCGTGCGGCGGCCGTTCGAGGGCGCGGGCCGCGCCACCGCGTTCCTCTGCGCCGGCATCGCGATCCAGTTCGGCGTGCTGCTGGTCCTGGCGCTGCCATGGATCTACTTCGTGCCGACGGCGATGTGGGCCGTGACGGTGGCCGTCGTGGTGCCGTCGGCCGCCGTGGTGCTCGGCGGCCCGCTGCTCACCCGGGTGCAACGGACACGTTTCCGCGACCGGCTGGGCGTGGTGGTGCCCGCGCCCGCGGGCCTGGCGGAGCGGCCCGGACGGCAGGGCATCCGGCAGTGGCTGCGCTCGAGTCCGGGCCGCCGCCAGTTGCGCTACCACCTGTTCGTCGGCCCGCTGTGCGCGCTCGGCGGTCTGCTGGTGCTGGTGCTGTGGGCGGCAGGAGCCGCCGCGGCCTCGATCTACGTGTGGCTCTGGGTGACCCCGTGGCAGTGGCGGGTGGAGGACGCGGGATACGCGGTGAAGGATGCCTACGTCACCGTCGCCGGCGTCGCCCTGCTCTACGCGACGGCCTGGCTGGCGAACGGGCTGGCCCGCCGTGATGCCCGCGCGGCGAACGCGCTGCTCGGGCCGAGCCGCGAGGAGGAACTGACCCGACGGGTGGCGGACCTCGCCGAGAGCCGCGCCGGCGTGGTCGATGCGGCCGACGCCGAGCGGCGGCGGATCGAGCGTGACCTGCACGACGGCGCACAGCAGCGCCTGGTGGCGCTCGCCGTCAACCTCGGCCTCGCCAAGGCCACCCTCGGCGACCTGCCGGAGGACGCCCGCAAGGTGATCGACGAGGCGCACCGCGAGGCGAAGGAGGCCATCTCCGAGCTGAACGACCTCGTACGTGGCCTGCATCCGGCGGTCCTGGAGGACCGCGGGCTCGACGCCGCCCTCTCCGGCGTCGCCGCCCGACTTCCCCTGCCGGTCCGTCTGTCGGTAAGCCTTGAGCGGCGCCCGTCGCCCACCGTCGAGGCGGTTGCGTACTTCGTGGTCTCCGAGACCCTGACAAACGTGGTCAAGCACGCTCGGGCTTCGCGGGCCGACGTGACCGTCGAACAGACAAGGGGGAGACTGTCGATCGCCATCACGGACGACGGCGTAGGAGGCGCGGATCCCTCGGGTGTCTCGGGCACCGGGCTCGCAGGACTCGCCCAGCGTGTCGCGTCCGTCGACGGTACGTTCTCCTGCCGCAGCCCCCTCGGGGGCCCGACCGTTGTCACTGTGGAGCTGCCGTGCGCGCCGTGA
- a CDS encoding SMI1/KNR4 family protein translates to MTVFDDLVSHVPPPSRPLWASGDWNKVESVLGLELPTDFKQLVGAYGAYHFAGFLTPLTPFGGRDLLVGPAKRLLDQERGFRDSNPEACPYPFYPEPGGLLPWARTDNGDNVCWLTDRTPDEWTVVCWNPRGWYYDAHPVGAVEFLAGWLSGHLSTTVFPDAPEFAGED, encoded by the coding sequence ATGACCGTATTCGACGACCTCGTTAGTCACGTCCCTCCGCCGTCGCGACCCCTGTGGGCGAGCGGGGACTGGAACAAGGTCGAGTCAGTGCTCGGCCTGGAACTCCCCACGGACTTCAAGCAGTTGGTCGGAGCCTACGGGGCCTACCACTTCGCCGGGTTCTTGACTCCCCTCACACCCTTCGGCGGGCGAGACCTGCTGGTCGGCCCGGCGAAGCGGCTGCTGGACCAGGAACGCGGCTTCCGGGACAGCAACCCCGAAGCCTGCCCGTACCCCTTCTACCCGGAGCCGGGCGGACTCCTGCCGTGGGCGCGAACCGACAACGGGGACAACGTGTGCTGGCTCACCGACAGGACGCCGGACGAGTGGACGGTGGTCTGCTGGAATCCGCGGGGCTGGTACTACGACGCCCATCCAGTGGGCGCGGTCGAGTTCCTGGCCGGCTGGCTGTCGGGACACCTCAGCACCACCGTCTTCCCTGATGCCCCTGAGTTCGCGGGCGAGGACTGA
- a CDS encoding response regulator transcription factor produces the protein MRAVIAEDSVLLRIGVVKVLEMAGFEVCAEAADAAGLLAAVEEHRPDIAVVDVRMPPGFTDEGVRAALVIRRQWPDTSVLLLSQYVEERYATDLLAANTSGVGYLLKQRIADVEEFAESARRVAAGGTALDPQVVAQLLVRRHSDPLDRLTPREREVLELMAGGRSNAGIAAELVVSDSAVAKHINSIFTKLDLPRADADHRRVLAVLRFLGVANA, from the coding sequence GTGCGCGCCGTGATCGCCGAGGATTCCGTCCTGCTGCGGATCGGGGTGGTCAAGGTACTGGAGATGGCCGGCTTCGAGGTGTGCGCCGAGGCGGCCGACGCGGCAGGGCTGCTGGCAGCGGTCGAAGAGCACCGGCCGGACATTGCCGTGGTCGATGTCCGCATGCCGCCCGGGTTCACCGATGAGGGCGTACGGGCCGCTCTCGTGATCCGTCGGCAGTGGCCGGACACCTCCGTGCTGTTGCTGTCGCAGTATGTGGAGGAGCGGTACGCGACCGATCTCCTCGCCGCCAACACGTCCGGCGTCGGCTACCTGCTCAAACAACGGATCGCCGACGTGGAGGAGTTCGCGGAGTCGGCCCGCAGGGTCGCGGCCGGCGGCACCGCGTTGGACCCGCAGGTCGTCGCACAACTGCTGGTGCGTCGCCACAGCGATCCGCTCGACCGGCTGACACCGCGCGAGCGCGAGGTGTTGGAGCTGATGGCGGGCGGCCGGTCCAACGCCGGGATCGCGGCCGAACTCGTGGTCAGCGACAGCGCGGTCGCGAAGCACATCAACAGCATCTTCACCAAGCTCGACCTGCCCAGGGCGGACGCCGACCACCGCCGGGTGCTGGCTGTCCTCCGCTTCCTCGGCGTCGCGAACGCCTAG
- a CDS encoding LacI family DNA-binding transcriptional regulator, producing MVSSSVSGEPRKVTIHDVARSAGVSRQTVSRALNDKDEIDGSTKQRVLDAARALGYRPSRFARGLVRQDTTTIGLVIPDLLNPFFTEVAAAALEAARARGWHVVVYDTADRAEEERGTLQVISSQVDAVVGYFSCPEDELQLFTRGMPVVLIGREHHTARFSSIRIDGEEGVHAAVAHLVAAGHTRIGMLDHHGRVDPSIRREWFTTAAVSHGIDADVVVGADQSADGGGAALRALLYAHPDVTAVFTFNDIIAIGVLREARRLGRSVPQDLAVIGFDGLQLGALVEPPLASVALDTRKLGALAIEQVARLLTGADPLAEDELVVRAELRLGGSA from the coding sequence ATGGTGTCGTCGTCGGTGTCGGGGGAGCCCCGGAAAGTCACGATCCATGACGTCGCCCGGTCCGCCGGGGTGTCCCGGCAGACCGTGTCGAGGGCACTGAACGACAAGGACGAGATCGACGGTTCCACCAAACAGCGCGTCCTCGACGCCGCCCGCGCGCTCGGATACCGGCCGAGCCGGTTCGCCCGCGGTCTGGTCCGGCAGGACACCACCACCATCGGGCTGGTCATACCCGACCTGCTCAACCCCTTCTTCACCGAGGTCGCGGCGGCCGCGCTGGAAGCGGCCCGGGCGCGCGGCTGGCACGTGGTCGTGTACGACACCGCGGACAGGGCCGAAGAGGAACGCGGCACACTCCAGGTGATCAGCTCGCAAGTGGACGCGGTCGTCGGATACTTCAGCTGCCCCGAGGACGAACTCCAGCTGTTCACCCGTGGCATGCCGGTGGTGCTCATCGGCCGTGAGCATCACACCGCGCGCTTCAGTTCGATCCGGATCGACGGCGAGGAGGGCGTCCACGCCGCGGTCGCGCATCTGGTCGCGGCGGGGCACACACGGATCGGCATGCTCGACCACCACGGTCGTGTCGACCCCAGCATCCGGCGCGAGTGGTTCACGACCGCCGCGGTGTCGCACGGGATCGACGCCGACGTGGTCGTCGGCGCCGACCAGTCGGCCGACGGCGGTGGAGCGGCGCTCAGGGCCCTGCTCTACGCCCATCCCGACGTCACCGCGGTGTTCACCTTCAACGACATCATCGCGATCGGCGTCCTGCGCGAGGCACGCCGGCTCGGCAGGAGCGTGCCGCAGGATCTGGCCGTGATCGGCTTCGACGGCCTGCAACTGGGCGCGCTCGTCGAACCCCCGCTCGCCAGCGTCGCCCTGGACACGCGCAAGCTCGGCGCGCTCGCCATCGAGCAGGTCGCACGGCTGCTGACCGGAGCGGACCCGCTGGCGGAGGACGAGCTCGTCGTCCGCGCCGAGCTGCGGCTCGGCGGGTCCGCTTAA
- a CDS encoding glycosyltransferase: protein MDRDFPGLPRHRRRHHRPPPAASGRRCARRAPSMPVPGANARRQVSSPAATASPGPDGSPRSVCRDPVLVRRRRHGIFLAPRGTRPQVADEFPPLSEDARISASGGNRRTEVQRGKSTRGNCLDTAARFPRHYYRTADRGSYRKAPIRGENRFLCAGRPAWDGRTMRFLLSTIGSRGEVQPVVAPAVRLKEMGQDAVVCAPPDFRGWAESLGIAYVSVGPELRGTARRSAGTVPTPGQRRRMIEDTVAVQFEAVGAAAEGCDAVVAGGAPAVAARSVAERRGIGHVYAAFAPITLPSAHHAPPVFRMLGQGPGDRDPDRVSASGRRPRSWSGVRATPAGG from the coding sequence ATGGATCGTGACTTTCCGGGGCTCCCCCGACACCGACGACGACACCATCGCCCACCTCCTGCTGCCAGCGGACGCCGATGCGCCCGCAGGGCCCCGAGTATGCCTGTGCCCGGCGCGAACGCGCGACGTCAGGTCTCCTCGCCTGCGGCCACGGCATCACCAGGTCCGGACGGGTCTCCGCGTTCCGTCTGCCGGGATCCGGTGCTCGTACGGCGTCGGCGGCACGGGATCTTCCTGGCGCCACGAGGAACACGCCCTCAGGTCGCTGACGAATTTCCGCCGCTTTCCGAGGACGCGCGAATTTCGGCATCCGGAGGGAATCGACGTACGGAAGTCCAGCGCGGAAAGTCGACGCGGGGAAACTGTCTCGATACAGCAGCCCGCTTTCCCCGCCACTATTACCGTACAGCAGACAGGGGATCTTACCGCAAGGCCCCCATAAGGGGTGAAAATCGCTTCCTGTGCGCCGGACGTCCGGCGTGGGACGGGAGAACGATGCGCTTTCTGTTGTCCACGATCGGGTCGCGTGGGGAAGTCCAGCCAGTCGTGGCGCCGGCCGTGCGATTGAAGGAAATGGGGCAGGACGCCGTGGTGTGCGCACCTCCCGACTTCCGCGGCTGGGCCGAATCGCTGGGAATTGCGTACGTGTCCGTCGGACCCGAATTGCGCGGAACCGCGCGGCGGAGTGCCGGAACCGTCCCCACGCCCGGACAGCGGCGCCGGATGATCGAGGACACGGTGGCCGTGCAGTTCGAGGCGGTCGGTGCGGCCGCCGAGGGCTGCGACGCCGTCGTGGCCGGCGGGGCGCCGGCCGTCGCCGCCCGTTCGGTGGCCGAGCGACGTGGCATCGGCCATGTCTACGCCGCGTTCGCGCCGATCACCCTGCCGTCCGCCCACCACGCCCCACCCGTCTTCCGGATGCTCGGACAGGGGCCCGGGGACCGCGACCCGGACCGCGTGTCCGCCTCCGGCCGCCGGCCCCGTTCCTGGTCAGGGGTGCGGGCGACTCCGGCGGGGGGGTGA
- a CDS encoding ABC transporter substrate-binding protein, translating into MSNTVTRIRLAVVAAAAGVAVLAGCSSPAPSSDASAASCEPAKGKVTLQYWNTVPGMDKVVALWNKKNPDIQVQMKNISNDQYGTIGNALKAGKAPELAQVGYDELPFLRTQNAFVDASACSAATAAKSKFVPWTWSQSSFGGTGVFALPQDTGPMALYVRSDIFKKHGLDIPKTWDDYAADAQKLHKADPGLSITFFDPNNAEAFNGLLWQNSAQMYKYSGDKWHVSVASDQSKQVADYWQKLIDAKLVRTDLAHGSTQMYTAYQKNQIASYVGAAWGYSMFRDNLPDQAGKWSIVPMPTWGANAASGDWGGSTVAFMKGNKHLYESVKFNSWLNTDPEALALENKLGGLYPAATAGSKLPALSQGVPYYNNEKIFDVFADSSKNIDTDFSWGPTQKTVNLSLQDAMAKAAAGSGTLSDALSAAQATALKSMKDQAIPATAGK; encoded by the coding sequence ATGAGCAACACAGTCACGCGCATCCGCCTCGCCGTCGTCGCCGCGGCAGCCGGCGTCGCCGTACTCGCCGGGTGCTCCTCGCCCGCTCCGTCGAGTGATGCATCCGCGGCCTCCTGCGAGCCCGCGAAGGGCAAGGTCACCCTCCAGTACTGGAACACCGTTCCGGGCATGGACAAGGTCGTCGCCCTGTGGAACAAGAAGAACCCGGACATCCAGGTTCAGATGAAGAACATCTCCAACGACCAGTACGGCACCATCGGCAACGCCCTCAAGGCGGGCAAGGCGCCGGAGCTCGCCCAGGTCGGATACGACGAACTTCCCTTCCTGCGCACCCAGAACGCCTTCGTGGACGCCTCGGCCTGCTCGGCGGCCACGGCGGCCAAGTCGAAGTTCGTGCCCTGGACCTGGTCCCAGTCCAGCTTCGGCGGCACCGGCGTGTTCGCGCTCCCGCAGGACACCGGCCCGATGGCGCTCTACGTGCGCAGCGACATCTTCAAGAAGCACGGTCTGGACATCCCCAAGACCTGGGACGACTACGCGGCGGACGCGCAGAAGCTGCACAAGGCGGACCCCGGACTCAGCATCACCTTCTTCGATCCGAACAACGCCGAGGCGTTCAACGGACTGCTCTGGCAGAACAGCGCCCAGATGTACAAGTACTCCGGTGACAAGTGGCACGTCTCGGTCGCGTCCGACCAGAGCAAGCAGGTCGCCGACTACTGGCAGAAGCTGATCGACGCCAAGCTGGTGCGCACCGACCTCGCGCACGGTTCGACCCAGATGTACACGGCGTACCAGAAGAACCAGATCGCCAGCTACGTCGGCGCCGCCTGGGGCTACAGCATGTTCCGCGACAACCTGCCCGACCAGGCCGGCAAGTGGTCCATCGTCCCGATGCCGACCTGGGGTGCGAACGCCGCGTCCGGTGACTGGGGCGGTTCCACCGTCGCGTTCATGAAGGGCAACAAGCACCTGTACGAGTCGGTCAAGTTCAACTCCTGGCTGAACACCGACCCGGAGGCCCTCGCGCTGGAGAACAAGCTGGGCGGCCTCTACCCGGCGGCCACCGCCGGTTCGAAGCTTCCCGCGCTCTCGCAGGGTGTCCCTTACTACAACAACGAGAAGATCTTCGACGTCTTCGCCGACTCGTCCAAGAACATCGACACCGACTTCTCCTGGGGCCCCACCCAGAAGACGGTGAACCTGTCGCTCCAGGACGCGATGGCCAAGGCGGCGGCGGGCAGCGGCACCCTCAGTGACGCGCTCTCGGCCGCCCAGGCGACCGCGCTGAAGTCGATGAAGGATCAGGCGATCCCGGCGACCGCGGGCAAGTGA
- a CDS encoding DUF2470 domain-containing protein yields MRPFSARVTRPTPAERVQSILYAAQSMTVVSDGSHAEVHRLDNASARGRLHLHTPAEIAPAGAGPRVPVRLEFTDIAPTAVRDRLRARVTLTGLLADPYSNESPRSACMEFGQAVIEDGEGRRFVTLDELQAAGPDPMATSEASMLTHLVDSHEELVPLLVRLVRPRPARGMIRAVPLAMDRYGVTLRLEYPTAHRDVRLPFATPVSDIDQAGPRIRALLDTARRVSHHSRLFA; encoded by the coding sequence ATGCGTCCCTTCAGCGCCCGCGTCACACGGCCGACCCCCGCCGAGCGCGTGCAGTCCATCCTGTACGCGGCCCAGTCCATGACCGTGGTGAGCGACGGGAGTCATGCCGAGGTCCACCGCCTCGACAACGCCAGTGCGAGGGGCCGCCTCCACCTTCACACTCCGGCGGAAATCGCCCCCGCCGGGGCCGGTCCGCGCGTTCCGGTCCGGCTCGAGTTCACCGACATCGCACCCACGGCCGTGCGCGACCGGTTGCGTGCCCGCGTCACCCTCACCGGGCTGCTCGCGGACCCGTACAGCAACGAGTCGCCCCGAAGTGCCTGTATGGAGTTCGGCCAGGCGGTCATCGAGGACGGAGAGGGCCGTCGGTTCGTCACACTGGACGAACTCCAGGCCGCCGGCCCGGACCCGATGGCCACGAGCGAGGCGAGCATGCTGACGCACCTCGTTGACAGCCACGAGGAACTCGTCCCTCTCCTGGTACGCCTCGTGCGGCCGCGGCCGGCGAGAGGCATGATCCGTGCGGTTCCCCTGGCCATGGACCGCTACGGAGTGACTCTGCGCCTGGAGTACCCCACCGCACACCGCGATGTCCGGCTGCCGTTCGCCACGCCTGTCAGCGACATCGACCAGGCCGGCCCCAGGATCCGCGCCCTCCTGGACACGGCCCGACGCGTCTCCCACCACAGCCGCCTGTTCGCCTGA
- a CDS encoding MFS transporter, with protein sequence MPLALLALAVVAFGIGTTEFATMGLLPQIADGVGVSVPHAGNLVSAYALGVVVGAPVLTGIGARVPHKRLLLLLSGLFVIGNLASALAPGFGLLFAARFLAGLPHGALFGVGAVVASRLVAPERAARAVSKMFLGLTVANIVGVPAGTILGQQLGWRWAYAGVAVIGLIALASLALFVPHQPRGRQAGIGHELRAMGNRQVAIGLATAVVGFGGFFAVYSYLVPMLTNLTGISDSSTTLVLALYGVGMTLGTLVAGPLTDRALRPTLYAGLILLAAALVAFYFTVHSTVPALVTITFIGAVGSLITTPVQMLLMAKAKDAPTMAAASNHSAFNLANAGGAWLGGLAISAGWGWASPNLVGAALAVAGLGLAFTGGFMDRGSPGSVVIISSGAEDPKAAGPDVAQGVDVPSRSSRSAEAPRNLG encoded by the coding sequence ATGCCACTTGCCCTGCTGGCCCTGGCTGTCGTCGCGTTCGGTATCGGCACGACCGAGTTCGCCACCATGGGGCTGCTGCCCCAGATCGCCGACGGTGTCGGCGTGTCGGTGCCGCACGCCGGCAACCTCGTGTCGGCCTACGCGCTCGGTGTCGTCGTGGGCGCGCCCGTACTGACGGGCATCGGCGCGCGCGTCCCCCACAAGCGACTGCTGCTGCTTCTGTCCGGGCTGTTCGTGATCGGCAATCTCGCGTCCGCGCTCGCACCCGGCTTCGGCCTCCTGTTCGCCGCGCGTTTTCTGGCGGGTCTGCCGCACGGCGCACTGTTCGGCGTGGGCGCTGTCGTGGCCTCACGGCTGGTCGCGCCCGAACGGGCCGCGCGCGCGGTGTCGAAAATGTTCCTGGGTCTCACCGTCGCGAACATCGTCGGCGTCCCGGCCGGAACGATCCTCGGGCAGCAGCTGGGCTGGCGGTGGGCCTACGCCGGCGTCGCCGTCATCGGCCTCATCGCGCTCGCTTCGCTGGCCCTGTTCGTGCCTCATCAGCCGCGCGGCCGGCAAGCGGGCATCGGGCACGAGCTGCGGGCGATGGGGAACAGGCAGGTGGCGATCGGTCTGGCCACGGCGGTGGTCGGATTCGGCGGATTCTTCGCCGTCTACAGCTATCTGGTGCCCATGCTGACGAACCTGACGGGCATCTCCGACTCCTCGACCACCCTGGTCCTCGCGCTCTACGGCGTCGGTATGACGCTCGGCACGCTGGTCGCGGGCCCCCTCACGGACCGCGCCCTGCGTCCGACGCTGTACGCGGGGCTCATCCTGCTCGCCGCGGCGCTGGTGGCGTTCTACTTCACCGTCCACAGCACCGTGCCGGCCCTGGTGACGATCACCTTCATCGGCGCGGTGGGATCCCTCATCACCACGCCCGTCCAGATGCTGCTCATGGCCAAGGCGAAGGACGCTCCCACCATGGCCGCGGCCTCCAACCACTCCGCCTTCAACCTGGCCAACGCGGGCGGCGCCTGGCTCGGCGGCCTGGCCATCTCGGCGGGCTGGGGCTGGGCCTCGCCCAACCTGGTCGGTGCGGCTCTCGCGGTGGCGGGCCTCGGCCTGGCCTTCACCGGCGGGTTCATGGACCGGGGCAGCCCTGGCTCCGTAGTGATCATCTCGTCCGGCGCCGAAGACCCGAAGGCGGCCGGACCGGACGTGGCCCAAGGCGTGGACGTGCCGTCCCGCTCCTCCCGGTCGGCGGAGGCTCCCCGGAACCTGGGCTAA